A single genomic interval of Cucumis sativus cultivar 9930 chromosome 5, Cucumber_9930_V3, whole genome shotgun sequence harbors:
- the LOC101217667 gene encoding uncharacterized protein LOC101217667 → MDGRALTASSFFTPIDLLRPRRRAVRNLCFNGRPSKFSVLSSKEEAELDRWDQMELKFGRLIGEDPKLTLAKIMSKKMNPDASYLEVEKSFYQKKGKSNEVEELSLDGLNLVRPQLKKEMKLKAANKPPGPDIKKPSQAVGKVPVSPKGRVPNVILRKPTTYNEDDVEDKPSRIRMKPNLSLKMSNVSTKEKYSDMTLLRKPEPMTSNEVIDEEKLSGDGYVDNVENIENWASKEPTSDRIDDFTLSKKPEIGGDETRLESESDMVDVKEKNGIDDLYILKRPLNVMSGVSEETEVGSSTNENGKDIDYSAIGLQQLHEPSDIDYVENPAALSESFSDILDLTIEASKKATLLGKPRRVDHSSKETPKLNREETSTPETDVNGAFETENFSAIPALEEHELADWTKAEDLAKSGDRADVEVISSSTRGFVVSFGSLVGFIPYRNLAAKWKFLAFESWLRQKGLDPSIYKQNLGTIGSSDGGSQAFASTRPDSEIDVKDGGELTPDMKLEDLLQIYNQEKIKFLSSFVGQKIKVNVVLANRKSRKLIFSIRPKERDDLVKKKRSLMTTLQVGDVVKCCIKKIAYFGIFVEIEGVPALIHQTEISWDVNLNPASYFKIGQVVEAKVHQLDFSLERIFLSLKQITPDPLAEALESVVGDHDPMDGRLDSTEIDTEWADVESLVKELQNIEGIEAVSKGRFFLSPGLAPTFQVYMASMYENQYKLLARSGNKVQELMVETSLDKETMKSVILTCTNRVE, encoded by the exons ATGGACGGTCGAGCTTTAACGGCCTCTTCCTTCTTCACTCCCATTGATTTATTGCGACCCAGAAGAAGAGCTGTTAgaaatttgtgttttaatGGCAGACCCAGTAAGTTTTCGGTTCTTTCTTCCAAAGAAGAGGCTGAACTCGACCGTTGGGACCAAATGGAGCTCAAATTTGGCCGCTTGATTGGGGAAGACCCCAAATTAACATTGGCTAAG ATAATGAGCAAAAAAATGAATCCGGATGCTTCTTATCTTGAAGTTGAAAAATCGTTTTACCAAAAGAAGGGTAAGTCTAATGAGGTAGAGGAACTTTCTCTTGATGGTTTGAATTTGGTCAGACCTCAGCTAAAGAAGGAAATGAAGTTAAAGGCTGCCAATAAGCCACCTGGACCAGATATAAAGAAACCAAGTCAAGCTGTTGGAAAGGTACCAGTTAGTCCTAAGGGTAGGGTTCccaatgttattttgagaaaacCGACTACTTATAATGAGGATGATGTTGAAGATAAGCCGTCGCGGATAAGGATGAAGCCAAATTTATCGTTGAAAATGAGCAATGTATCGACAAAGGAGAAATATAGTGATATGACATTGTTGAGGAAGCCAGAACCAATGACTTCAAATGAAGTTATTGATGAGGAAAAGCTCTCTGGTGATGGGTATGTTGATAATGTTgagaatattgaaaattggGCCAGTAAGGAACCAACAAGTGACCGAATTGATGATTTTACTCTTTCTAAAAAGCCAGAAATAGGAGGTGACGAAACAAGActtgaaagtgaaagtgataTGGTTGATGTTAAAGAGAAAAACGGCATTGATGACTTGTACATCTTAAAAAGGCCTTTAAATGTGATGTCGGGCGTGTCTGAAGAAACTGAAGTAGGCTCATCAACAAATGAAAATGGGAAAGATATTGATTATTCTGCCATAG GATTGCAGCAGCTACATGAGCCAAGTGATATAGATTATGTTGAGAACCCAGCAGCTCTGAGCGAATCATTCAGTGatattttggatttaacaATAGAAGCGTCCAAAAAAGCTACCTTATTGGGTAAACCAAGAAG AGTAGATCATTCTTCTAAAGAAACTCCAAAACTCAATAGAGAAGAGACATCCACCCCTGAAACAGACGTCAATGGTGCTTTTGAGACAGAGAACTTCTCTGCTATCCCTGCTTTGGAG GAGCACGAACTTGCTGACTGGACAAAAGCAGAGGATCTGGCTAAGTCAGGAGATAGAGCTGATGTGGAAGTAATAAGCTCGAGTACTCGAGGTTTTGTT GTATCATTTGGTTCCCTAGTAGGATTTATTCCATATCGTAATCTTGCTGCGAAGTGGAAGTTCTTAGCTTTTGAGTCATGGCTAAGACAGAAAGGCTTGGATCCATCAATATACAAGCAAAACTTAGGAACTATTGGAAGTAGTGATGGTGGAAGCCAGGCCTTTGCCAGTACTAGGCCGGATTCAGAAATTGATGTAAAAGATGGGGGAGAACTTACACCTGATATGAAATTGGAGGATCTTCTCCAAATTTACAATcaagagaaaatcaaattcttgTCATCATTTGTTGGCCAG aaaatcaaagtaaatgtGGTGTTGGCCAACAGAAAATCGAGGAAGCTTATATTTTCCATAAGGCCAAAAGAGAGGGACGACTTggtcaagaaaaaaagaagtttaatg ACGACGCTGCAAGTAGGTGACGTTGTCAAATGCTGCATTAAGAAGATTGCTTATTTTGGTATCTTTGTCGAG ATCGAAGGAGTGCCTGCTTTGATTCATCAGACAGAGATTTCCTGGGATGTTAATTTGAACCCTgcatcatattttaaaattggtcaG GTTGTTGAGGCAAAAGTTCATCAGTTGGATTTTTCACTGGAACGCATATTCTTATCGTTGAAGCAGATTACA CCAGACCCGCTAGCTGAAGCATTGGAGTCTGTGGTTGGTGATCATGATCCCATGGATGGAAGATTAGATTCAACCGAAATAGATACCGAG TGGGCTGATGTAGAATCTCTCGTTAAGGAACTGCAAAATATTGAAGGTATTGAGGCTGTATCCAAAGGGCGTTTTTTCCTTAGCCCTGGTTTGGCTCCAACCTTTCAG GTATATATGGCTTCTATGTATGAAAATCAGTACAAATTACTTGCTCGATCTGGAAACAAAGTACAAGAG CTGATGGTAGAGACATCTTTGGATAAAGAAACAATGAAATCAGTCATCTTAACTTGCACCAACAGAGTAGAGTAG
- the LOC101217912 gene encoding probable DEAD-box ATP-dependent RNA helicase 48, with protein MTSSVLLDRHRTFSSLLCKLIFSRSMGGGPRTFPGGLNKWQWKRMHEKRAKEKEKRLLEQEKQLYQARIRSDIRSKLVGAHETSKNNSDPSTSYSPKSPSEHINDLANRFMKQGAIDLWNEDDGPLKTPLPRPAALNEGSRRIASNVRSGSIRSPIDVKRLLAENHDGFVGSHYMGLNGDNVKGRSYSVQSRRSFRRNESSSSDDDMDYNSGVDSIKPFANKLARSPDRNAKSRNLNGISNDRKAVPQRKMKFWRNGSLSSDDDSEEEFGNVDKDLRSWKGLKTGSSASLGKCDVRMKKRVPLKPFDEESDFAEQVELLRYELSKKSAAEEEGEKREEIIFTEKRFDECGISPLTVKALSFSGYVRMTRVQEATLSLCLEGKDTLVKSKTGSGKSVAFLLPAIEAVLKAACSSSNQRVPPIFVLILCPTRELACQIAAEANVLLKYHDGIGVQTLVGGTRFKDDQKRLESFPSQIIVATPGRLLDHVENRSGLSLRLMGLKMLILDEADHLLDLGFRKDIEKIVDCLPRQRQSLLFSATIPREVRRISQLVLKREHVFVNNVGIGCVETPVQVKQSCLIAPHGSHFQIVCHLLKEHISCTPDYKVIVFCTTGMVTSLLHVLFREMKMNVREMHSRKPQLYRTRISDEFKQSRQLILVTSDVSARGMNYPDVTLVLQLGIPSDREQYIHRLGRTGREGKEGQGILLIAPWEEYFLEELKDLPLERRRLPQLDSGLKLKVEESMAKIDTSIKEGAYHAWLGYYNSIRGIGRDKTTLVELGKQFSESIGLQNPPALFRKTALKMGLKDIPGIRVRK; from the exons ATGACCTCGTCGGTTCTTCTAGACCGGCATCGGACCTTTTCCAGTCTTTTATGTAAGCTCATCTTCTCGCGGTCTATGGGTGGTGGTCCTCGGACCTTCCCCGGTGGTCTTAACAAGTGGCAATGGAAGCGAATGCACGAGAAAAGAGctaaagagaaggagaagaggcTTCTTGAACAGGAGAAGCAGCTCTACCAGGCTCGAATTCGTTCCGATATACGCTCCAAGCTTGTTGGTGCTCATGAAACTTCGAAGAATAATTCGGACCCTTCTACCAGTTACTCCCCAAAGAGCCCCAGCGAGCATATTAATGACTTAGCTAACAGGTTCATGAAACAGGGAGCGATTGATTTGTGGAATGAAGATGACGGTCCATTGAAGACACCGCTACCAAGGCCGGCGGCATTGAACGAAGGATCGAGACGGATTGCATCAAATGTTCGGAGTGGTTCGATTAGATCGCCCATTGATGTCAAGCGATTGTTAGCGGAGAACCATGATGGGTTCGTAGGGTCTCATTACATGGGATTGAATGGCGATAATGTGAAGGGTAGGAGCTATTCTGTGCAAAGTCGAAGGAGCTTCCGAAGGAATGAGAGTTCATCGAGTGACGATGACATGGATTATAACTCAGGTGTCGATTCAATAAAACCTTTTGCGAATAAATTAGCACGTAGCCCTGATAGAAATGCGAAATCAAGAAATCTTAACGGTATTAGCAATGACAGGAAGGCTGTACCACAGAggaagatgaaattttggagAAATGGGAGTTTGAGCAGCGACGATGATTCTGAAGAGGAGTTTGGTAATGTGGATAAGGATTTGAGAAGTTGGAAAGGTTTGAAAACTGGGAGTAGTGCTTCCTTGGGGAAGTGTGATGTAAGAATGAAGAAGAGGGTACCTCTAAAACCGTTTGATGAAGAAAGTGATTTTGCTGAGCAAGTTGAGTTGCTTAGATATGAACTCAGCAAGAAGTCTGCAGCTGAGGAAGAAGGTGAGAAGAGAGAGGAGATAATTTTCACTGAGAAAAG ATTTGACGAGTGTGGCATATCGCCGCTGACAGTCAAAgcactttctttttctggaTATGTTCGAATGACTCGAGTACAGGAGGCTACTCTATCTCTTTGCCTTGAAG GGAAGGACACCTTGGTCAAGTCAAAAACTGGTAGTGGAAAGAGCGTTGCTTTTCTG CTTCCTGCCATTGAAGCAGTTCTGAAGGCTGCATGTAGCAGCAGTAATCAAAGGGTGCCTCCAATTTTTGTTCTGATTCTCTGCCCCACCAGGGAACTTGCTTGTCAAATTGCTGCAGAAGCAAATGTTCTGCTGAAGTACCATGATGGTATAGGAGTGCAAACGCTAGTCGGAGGCACTCGATTTAAAGATGATCAAAAACGACTAGAATCATTTCCCAGCCAG ATTATAGTTGCTACTCCTGGTAGATTGCTGGACCATGTTGAGAATAGGTCTGGCCTATCTCTGCGACTGATGGGGCTAAAAATGCTTATACTTGATGAAGCTGATCACTTATTGGACTTGGGATTTCGGAAGGACATTGAGAAAATTGTTGACTGTTTGCCCCGCCAAAGGCAGTCCCTATTGTTCTCTGCAACCATTCCAAGGGAG GTTCGTCGAATATCTCAGCTAGTTTTGAAAAGGGAACatgtttttgttaataatgTGGGAATTGGTTGTGTAGAAACGCCTGTTCAG GTCAAGCAGTCGTGTCTAATAGCACCACATGGatctcattttcaaattgtatGCCATCTCTTGAAGGAACATATCTCGTGCACTCCTGATTACAAG GTTATAGTTTTCTGTACAACAGGGATGGTAACATCACTTCTCCATGTGCTTTTCcgagaaatgaaaatgaacgTCAGAGAGATGCACTCCAGGAAGCCTCAACTTTATCGAACCCGTATCTCTGATGAATTCAAACAGTCAAGACAACTCATTCTTGTTACATCAGATGTTTCAGCTCGTGGTATGAATTACCCCGATGTTACCTTGGTCTTACAG TTGGGCATACCATCTGACAGGGAGCAATATATACATCGTCTTGGAAGAACAGGACGTGAAGGCAAAGAAGGTCAAGGCATCTTGTTGATTGCACCATGGGAGGAATATTTCCTTGAGGAATTAAAAGATCTGCCTCTTGAAAGACGCCGTCTGCCCCAGTTGGACTCAGGATTAAAGCTAAAG GTAGAGGAATCGATGGCAAAGATCGATACCTCCATCAAAGAAGGTGCATATCATGCATGGCTAGGTTATTACAACTCAATCAGGGGAATTGGAAGGGATAAAACCACTCTGGTTGAGCTTGGAAAACAATTTTCGGAGTCAATTGGCCTGCAAAATCCACCCGCTCTTTTCCGAAAGACAGCTCTAAAGATGGGCCTGAAAGATATACCCGGCATAAGAGTTCGGAAGTAG
- the LOC101223188 gene encoding methyl-CpG-binding domain-containing protein 13, whose amino-acid sequence MVAKGSPDWLPSGWTVQYKVQKTGRKIRFYTNLENGKSFYYKDDVIGYIKSTQSQKSQPTSRGVKTQSGNSPLQLTVKSNEHPEWLPAGWKVESRTRMSGSNVGAVYKCYIDPVTDSRFYSKPEVFRHLRTVKNKLCTLKERRTSNGKKSRSRVVIEHYKDEDLPPGWIKEIKIKEKADGIRKDPFYIDPKSGYVFRSKKEVFRYLETGEISRHAFKPKEGGDEDQELISDKKSRSTVRGQKLEQSAATPQSLAGEEMATGRRSERPGVHIQQLKQRQNVSSALKDALVLPVETVEEIILPQEAVIKESTEIEEKSHKDLSSPKADHTEGNENERVSSDNVAVSICASESDQEIKALPKVQKLESNKIEIVVTPDNSPLINTASKLEHEKIAISNTMESGVNGRKTKTRKSKKKKDVNLPRRSSKRLAGLEPELVPKEDAKEVPQVSNRNIFTEVSPDAGLAVKADADVHNTDKASQQLDVRSEKDNKDHTPNHKDTPLRENHKDMSLCENPSNKRKTPLACGVDAPEEKIQRVETEKKDDGKMEAQLNVPIADFWSDPCLEFAIKTLTGALPVENATTTNEPVSNPTVNFLQGQSSVKNGPGSRMNKRTQGNKRIRNKKELTTSSQSPSINGLKPELASNIISFDQANPNHHSNEAVLAFNLSDGRIHGQPSKNEQYKTSCEILTPSELHHSLPQVDSERFNGISACHESNNMMLDDPHQILQTNDHMTSEVPLSFPFGDSWADPCLDFAFKTLTGAIPIDDSLEIQSFFEERLESSRSQKDSSPALPDFGSPNLFQNDISSHFDGPEKSVSGQHLSLDPQLSLGNVSLPSCSGFTSQQQSSVDRNRSFRGR is encoded by the exons ATGGTGGCCAAGGGTTCGCCGGATTGGCTTCCCTCTGGCTGGACTGTGCAGTATAAAGTTCAGAAGACGGGCCGGAAAATTAgg TTCTATACAAACTTGGAGAATGGAAAAAGCTTTTATTATAAGGATGATGTTATTGGTTATATTAAAAGCACTCAGTCTCAAAAGTCTCAACCAACTTCGAGGGGCGTAAAAACTCAGTCAGGAAATAGTCCACTGCAA CTGACGGTGAAATCAAATGAACACCCTGAATGGTTGCCTGCTGGCTGGAAAGTGGAGTCAAGAACAAGGATGAGTGGTTCAAATGTTGGAGCTGTTTACAAG TGTTACATTGATCCAGTGACGGACAGCAGATTTTATTCAAAGCCAGAGGTATTTCGACATCTCAGAACTGTAAAGAACAAATTATGCACATTGAAAGAGAGGAGGACAAGCAACGGCAAGAAGTCTAGAAGTCGA GTTGTTATCGAACATTATAAAGATGAAGATTTGCCGCCTGGATGGATAAAGGAAatcaagatcaaagaaaaagCAGATGGCATTAGGAAAGACCCG TTTTACATAGATCCAAAATCTGGATACGTATTCCGCTCCAAAAAGGAGGTTTTCCGCTATCTCGAGACTGGAGAGATCAGTAGACATGCATTTAAACCAAAGGAAGGGGGCGATGAAGATCAGGAGTTGATAAGTGACAAAAAATCA CGATCGACTGTTAGAGGACAGAAATTGGAGCAGTCTGCAGCAACCCCACAATCTCTTGCAG GTGAGGAAATGGCAACAGGGAGACGGTCAGAACGTCCAGGAGTCCATATTCAACAGTTGAAGCAACGCCAGAATGTGTCTTCTGCACTGAAAGATGCTTTAGTTCTTCCTGTTGAAACTGTTGAAGAGATTATTTTGCCTCAAGAAGCGGTCATCAAGGAGTCTACTGAAATCGAAGAAAAAAGTCATAAAGATTTATCATCTCCAAAAGCTGATCATACAGAAggtaatgaaaatgaaagagtatCTTCTGATAATGTAGCAGTTTCTATTTGTGCATCTGAGTCTGACCAAGAGATCAAAGCGTTGCCAAAAGTTCAAAAGCtagaaagtaataaaattgaaatagtaGTAACTCCTGATAACAGTCCACTTATAAACACTGCATCTAAGTTGGAACATGAGAAGATTGCGATCAGTAATACAATGGAAAGTGGTGTCAATGGGCGAAAGACAAAGACGAGGAAgtccaagaagaagaaagatgtcAACTTGCCTCGGAGGTCTTCAAAACGACTTGCTGGACTTGAACCAGAGTTGGTGCCTAAAGAAGATGCTAAAGAAGTTCCTCAAGtttcaaatagaaatattttcactGAAGTTAGTCCAGATGCTGGCCTAGCAGTGAAAGCGGATGCAGATGTTCACAATACAGATAAAGCATCACAGCAGCTCGATGTGAGGTCTGAAAAAGACAATAAAGACCATACACCTAATCACAAGGACACGCCGTTACGTGAAAATCACAAGGACATGTCCTTATGTGAAAATCCTTCCAATAAAAGGAAGACTCCTCTTGCATGCGGCGTTGATGCCCCAGAAGAGAAAATACAAAGAGTGGAAACTGAAAAGAAGGATGATGGAAAGATGGAAGCGCAGCTGAATGTTCCAATTGCTGATTTTTGGTCAGACCCGTGCTTGGAATTTGCAATCAAAACTCTTACGGGTGCGTTGCCGGTGGAGAATGCCACTACCACCAACGAGCCAGTTTCTAATCCTACAGTCAACTTCCTGCAAGGACAGAGCTCAGTAAAAAATGGTCCGGGAAGTCGCATGAATAAGAGAACTCAAGGGAACAAAAGAATCAGGAACAAGAAAGAGCTCACTACTAGTAGTCAATCTCCAAGTATTAATGGGCTCAAGCCTGAACTGGCATCAAATATAATTTCCTTTGATCAAGCAAACCCAAATCATCATTCAAATGAAGCTGTTCTGGCTTTTAATTTATCAGACGGTAGAATACATGGACAACCGAGTAAGAATGAACAATATAAAACATCTTGCGAAATCTTGACACCCAGTGAGCTGCATCATTCCCTGCCCCAGGTAGACTCCGAACGATTTAACGGGATCAGCGCATGTCATGAGAGCAACAACATGATGCTCGATGATCCGCATCAAATCCTTCAAACGAATGACCATATGACATCAGAAGTTCCATTATCCTTTCCATTTGGGGATTCCTGGGCAGATCCGTGCTTGGATTTTGCATTCAAGACCCTCACAGGTGCAATACCAATCGACGATAGTCTGGAAATTCAAAGCTTCTTTGAGGAACGACTTGAATCCTCTCGCAGCCAAAAAGACAGTAGCCCAGCACTGCCAGACTTTGGATCCCCTAACCTCTTCCAAAACGATATATCATCCCACTTTGACGGACCCGAAAAATCTGTTTCGGGACAGCACTTGAGTTTAGATCCTCAGCTGTCTCTAGGGAACGTGAGCCTACCAAGCTGCAGTGGATTCACTTCTCAACAGCAGTCTTCGGTGGATAGAAACAGATCTTTTAGAGGAAGGTGA